One stretch of Halichoerus grypus chromosome 10, mHalGry1.hap1.1, whole genome shotgun sequence DNA includes these proteins:
- the CHMP3 gene encoding charged multivesicular body protein 3 isoform X2, whose amino-acid sequence MGLFGKTQEKPPKELVNEWSLKIRKEMRVVDRQIRDIQREEEKVKRSVKDAAKKGQKDVCVVLAKEMIRSRKAVSKLYASKAHMNSVLMGMKNQLAVLRVAGSLQKSTEVMKAMQSLVKIPEIQASMRELSKEMMKAGIIEEMLEDTFESMDDQEEMEEAAEMEIDKILFEITAGALGKAPSKVTDALPEPEPPGAMAASEDEEEEEALEAMQSRLATLRS is encoded by the exons GTCAATGAATGGTCATTGAAGataagaaaggaaatgagagTTGTTGACAGGCAAATAAGag ATAtccaaagagaagaagaaaaagtgaaacgGTCAGTGAAAGATGCTGCCAAGAAGGGTCAGAAGGACGTCTGTGTGGTTCTAGCCAAGGAGATGATCAGGTCAAGGAAGGCTGTGAGCAAGCTCTATGCTTCCAAAGCTCACATGAACTCTGTGCTCATGGGGATGAAGAACCAGCTGG CGGTTTTGCGAGTGGCTGGTTCCCTGCAGAAGAGCACAGAAGTGATGAAGGCCATGCAGAGTCTTGTGAAGATCCCAGAAATCCAGGCCAGCATGAGGGAACTATCCAAAGAAATGATGAAG GCTGGCATCATAGAAGAAATGTTAGAGGACACTTTTGAAAGCATGGAtgatcaggaagaaatggaagaagcagCAGAAATGGAAATTGACAAAATTCTGTTTGAAATCACAGCAG GGGCCTTGGGCAAAGCACCTAGTAAAGTGACCGACGCCCTTCCAGAGCCTGAACCTCCAGGAGCGATGGCGGCATcagaagatgaggaggaggaagaggccctGGAGGCCATGCAGTCCCGTCTGGCCACACTCCGCAGCTAG